CGGCGATACCTATAGCAGGCAGCAGACCGCCGATTGTTGTCGGTATGAGGCACACGAGGAGGGCCACAAGCACAGGCACCGTGGTGCCAACACCCGTATACGCTGCAAAAGGCGAAAGGGTAGCGACGACCACGAGAAAGAGCACCGTGAGTCCCACGAGGAGTATTTCGAGGGCGCGCTCGTTGGGTGTCTTTTGTCGCTTTGCGCTTTCCACCATGGAGATCATATGATCAAGAAAGGTCTCACCTGGATTTGCCGTTATGCGCACGGTAATGCGTCCGGACAAGACACGCGTGCCCCCTGTGACACCACTGCGGTCTCCTTTTGCCTCCCGAATAACCGGGGCGGATTCACCGGTCACGGCCGATTCATCGACCAGGGCCACGCCTTCCACGATCTCTCCATCGCTCGGCACCGGATCATTGTCTTCTACGATCACGCAATCGTCCTTGCGCAGGGAAAGGGCAGGAATGGTTTCAGGTGTTCCGTCCGATCCTATCCGTTTGGCGTGGGCCTCGCTCCTGGCCCGTCGCAGCGTCTCCGCCTGCGCTTTTCCGCGCCCTTCTGCTAGGGCTTCGGCGAAATTGGCAAAGAGCACCGTGAACCAGAGCCATATGCTGATATGAACGCTGAACCCGAATGGGCCGCTGTGTACAAGATCGCTGATCGATATGATCGTGGTGATGACCGAGACTATTTCCACCACGAACATAACGGGATTGCGCCACAGGGTCCTGGGATCGAGCCTCAAAAAAGAGCCTTTAATGGAGGAACGCATGAGGCCGGGTTTCCAGAAGCTAGTTTTTTGATTTTCCACGGCGGATTTCCTCCTCAGAATGTGTGACCGGCAAGAATCATGAGATGCTCAAGAAAAGGTCCGAGCACCAGAGCGGGAAAGAACGTAAGGGCCCCTACGACGACGACCACGCTCACGAGCAAACCGGCAAAGAGCGGGCTCGCTGTGGGGAATGTAGCGGTTGTGGCCGGCACTATTTTCTTCCGGGCCAGAGAGCCTGCGACGGCGAGGGCCGGGAGAATGGTCATGAACCGCCCCACGATCATGACGAAGCTCAAGGTAAGGTTATAAAAGACTGTATTAGCATTGAGGCCGGCAAAAGCCGAACCGTTATTGCCCGCAGCGGAGAAGAAGGCATAGAGTATCTCGGAGAGGCCATGCGGTCCAGCGTTACCAAGGCTCGCGAGCCCCGTTTTCGTGGTCACGGCTATGGCGGCGAAGATGAGCGACGCAATGGCAGGGGCCACGATCACGATCACAGCCATGATCATTTCATACGATTCGAGTTTTTTTCCGAGAAACTCCGGTGTGCGGCCGATCATGAGTCCGGCGAGAAACATGGCGAGAATAGCGTACATGAGCATACCGATGAGGCCCACACCCACGCCACCAAAAATGACCTCGCCTATGGCCATGTTGAACATACAGATAAGGCCGGCGAGCGGCATGGCGCTGTCGTGCATGCTATTGACCGACCCGTTGGATGTGACGGTTGTAGTCTCAGCCCAGAGAGCCGACTGAGTGACACCGAAGCGGACCTCCTTACCCTCCATATTGATCCCGTCTTTGATGCCGGCTTTTAAAAGGAGCGGGTTTGTGCTCCACTCGGCCGCGAGCACGCCACAAAGACCCACCAAGAAAAGCACCATCATCGCGACAAAAATAGCCAGGCCCTGTTGCCGGTTATTTACCATCCTGCCGAAAGTAAAAGGCAAGGCTGCCGGTATGAGAAGAATGGCAAAAAGTTCCAATGCGTTGGAGATGGGAGTCGGGTTTTCGAAGGGATGGGCCGAATTTGCGTTGAAGAAACCGCCGCCGTTGGAGCCAAGCTGTTTGATGGCGATCTGCGAGGCCGCGGGGCCCACGGCTATGACCTGTTCGGCCCCTTTAAGTGTCTCAGCCTTTACGTAAGGATGAAAGCTCTGTACAACACCCTGGGACACAAGGAGGAATGCGAAAATAATGCTTAAGGGGAGAAGCACGTAGAGCACGACCCGGGTCATATCGACCCAGAAGTTGCCGATAGTCTCCTTCAATTTATAGGTGAAGGCCCGGACGAGCGGCAACAGAACCGCTACGCCCACTGCGGAGGAGACAAAGTTCTGCACAGTCATTCCGAGCATCTGGGTCAGATAACTCATAGTCGTCTCCCCGCCGTAGGCCTGCCAGTTTGTGTTGGTAACAAACGAAACGGCTGTATTGAGCGCCGTGTCCCAGC
This sequence is a window from Syntrophorhabdaceae bacterium. Protein-coding genes within it:
- the kdpA gene encoding potassium-transporting ATPase subunit KdpA, with protein sequence MATDISFIIIFLVVLVLLAVPMGSYMASVFSGRPTFMTPLVRPLERLILRLCMVQESEDMSWRQYAFAFLIFNGIGFVALFVLQLAQGHLPLNPMDFGAVRWDTALNTAVSFVTNTNWQAYGGETTMSYLTQMLGMTVQNFVSSAVGVAVLLPLVRAFTYKLKETIGNFWVDMTRVVLYVLLPLSIIFAFLLVSQGVVQSFHPYVKAETLKGAEQVIAVGPAASQIAIKQLGSNGGGFFNANSAHPFENPTPISNALELFAILLIPAALPFTFGRMVNNRQQGLAIFVAMMVLFLVGLCGVLAAEWSTNPLLLKAGIKDGINMEGKEVRFGVTQSALWAETTTVTSNGSVNSMHDSAMPLAGLICMFNMAIGEVIFGGVGVGLIGMLMYAILAMFLAGLMIGRTPEFLGKKLESYEMIMAVIVIVAPAIASLIFAAIAVTTKTGLASLGNAGPHGLSEILYAFFSAAGNNGSAFAGLNANTVFYNLTLSFVMIVGRFMTILPALAVAGSLARKKIVPATTATFPTASPLFAGLLVSVVVVVGALTFFPALVLGPFLEHLMILAGHTF